The Ictalurus furcatus strain D&B chromosome 12, Billie_1.0, whole genome shotgun sequence nucleotide sequence gaagaggaggaagtgtGTTCACATCTACCACTAAATCCTCCactgttgtggccaaaaatctgCACTGGAATGTTAGCCTGAAAGAAGAGCAACCATCTAGAGTTTAGATTTAACCAAGTTGCAAAGCCATTTTAAGGTCAGTACATAATGGCTACCACTTACTCAAAAGAGCTGTCTCTTGTGATTGCACCATGAGGACCAAACCCCACTTCATAAGATGATACCATAATGTTCTCATAAACAATGTAATCACCTTCCACCTGAAGGAAATACATTTGAAAGGACTAAGACAGGACAAGGCATAGCATGGAAGTATGAAGGTACTGATAGGAGGAGAACCAAGAAGTTAAGAACCTTTGATCTACAAACTCAGGTTCACACTTAAGCTTATCTTGCAATGAGAGTACTTTGGGTAACCTGAAggtcaatataaataaataaataaataaataaataaataaaaacacacacacacacacacacacacacacacttctaataGACAACCAACAGACCTTTGTTTTAGCACCACAGGCTGTGACTGGGAACTGGTAGATGGCAAAGTCATCATTGCCATCAACAGCTGTACAGGGGCTGCCAGTAGCCTCCAGGATACAGATGCTGTCCAGACTGATGCTTGGTATTGTGACGTCTCTGGATATGACCAATACAAACTGCCCATCCATGGTGCATTGCACAGTGACTGAAACAGCCAAGTACAAGAGCAACCGGTGGTCAGTGCAATCTTGGCATTTTTGGAGTTCACAATGCCTAGATATAATTGGGTCAAGCGATAAATATCAAACTGATCTTGAGACATCTGTATGAATTTTGAGCCAATGTGATTGGATTTATTGTGATTTCACAAGCTCAACCCAACACCAACCTCAGCCTTTGTATACATTTGTATGTCATTCAAGTTTTACAGATTCACTGTTGCCAAAATATGTTGATACTGATTTTCTAATGAGCTTAATTatttctatttcccaaaataagGAAATTATATTTTGCAACCCCAACCAATATAAATCATTTactcaagatgaatgaatgaatgctgcaAGATGTGTTGTGTGCTCTTGCATGAGCAACCTGCCATGTCCCATTGGTTTAAATGGAACAACTgataatgaccaaaaaaaagcaatttaGTTTCCATTCCTCACCTGCATTTCCATAATAGCACATGGGGCCATCGTAAGCTTGAATGAACCGTCTGTTATCATAACAACATTCCAGCGCTTCACACTCAACAGGACTGATGCCAGGTTCACCACAACCCACCCGAGAAGATTCATCCACCTCACAGAGCTGTGAAGCTTCTGAGACCTTTTGGATCTGCTGCCATGATTGATTAGTCTTCGGGAGAGATTCCTGAAGCAGGGTTCCTTCTTGCTGAGTGACTCCTGATTGTGTTAACTGGCTCTGATCCACAGATGACTGGAAAGATGGAACGTGCCGTGATGGGACTTTTGTCATTTGGGCACTACAAAAACTGGCATATAGGATAAGGAAAACTAATGCCAGCACAGGCAACACCTTACCCACCATATTTACTCAAACAAATAAACTTTCTAACACCGCCTGAGAACTATTTAAGAGGCTTTCGGGTTGCCAGGTCATCACTCTGGGTTGGGGATAGCTATTTTGCACACATGAGATGTTAATGATTTTCAAGCCACAAGCTGGttactttttaatgtaaacataaatgtatGTTTACAATGTAAATGGGCAGTGGTTATGACTAAAATGTAGTGAATTTAACAGGCAAAACAGTTTATCTGTCAAAATTAGGTATGGTTAatccatataaaataaaaaataagaagattgtttttaatggaaatggaTTTCATTGAGGGCCTGGCAACCCTGCTTTGGGGTGGTCACTCCCACAATTAATTTGTCTCTTGAACAGAGTTTTATAATTGTTTAAAGCTACATGTGAGGTAGCTCATATAAAGTTCATTGTTTCCTTTATTAAGGGttaaaaaaaccctttaaaacttcttcttctactactactactactactacttattattattattattattattattattatttttaaacatatgttATAGTGGTATGTTTAAAGCTACATGTGAGGTAGCTCATATAAAGTTCACTGTTTCCTTTATTAAAGTTCGAGTCCCTCCGGGGCcctgcgtgtgcggagtttgcatgttctccctgtgctgcgggggtttcctccgggtactccggtttcctcccccagtccaaagacatgcatggtaggctgattggcgtgtctaaagtgtccgtagtgtgtgaatgggtgtgtgaatgtgtatgtgattatgccctgcgatggactggcacctgtccatggtgtaccccgccttgtgcccaatgctccctgggataggctccaggttccctgtgaccctgaaaaacagtaagtggtagaagatggatggatggatgcctcttcttcttcttcttcttcttcttcctcttcttcttcttcttcttattattattagtagtagtattttaagCTTATGTTATAGTGGTATGACAAGAAGTTACAGTAATGTttaatagctacaaatatattttctatgacaaataatgtaaaaataaggaaaaatttccttttaaaattaAGTTTAAGCTGAGCAATTGATTTACaaaaatttgtgtgttttttttgggggtgggggtgtgggtttggagataaaaaaaaataattagaaaagTCTCTGTTGTCAGTATGGGCATTTTAgaaaaagacaaacagtgaCATCAATGatattctttattctgatttaatttttatttgcaaaataaaatatttacacttttttttgtggacGTTTCATTTTATGGGAAACAGCTCTGTCGAAACAGGCATTTTGGAAAAAGACAgacaattattaacattttttaaatttgtacaaTACTGTACGTTCAGTAGATAGAAATAGAATTTCCATTACAAAatagtattagtaataataataagtaatataaaataacataacCATAGAATGAAATTCAAAATCTTAAGCTTCTGTATGCTGTATATGGTGCAGTGGAAAAAGGTTTTCAGCCATCGATGTTCTCAATAATCAGTTGGTTATGTCTGGCCATTTCAGTCGATTAACCATTTACTAGTCCTGTAAATCGATAGCCGAACTCAGGGGTCGGAGAATGTTTTGTAGACGTGGTACACAGTTAGCTAgtttatattagctagctaacaactaATACGTAACGGCAttacttacattacattagctaaCTGAGCTAAGTGATAGAAAAAGAATAATTAAGCCTGCAAATATGTTGGACTTCGCTATATTTGCTGTGACGTTTGTCGTTATTTTGGTCGGAGCTGTGCTGTATTTATATCCGGTaagaattttgttttcaaatacATACTTAGCTTTTTAAATGTTCTAGCTCATTTCTGTTAAAGTGAAGAAGCTTGTCGCTTCTGTGAAGTTCTGTGAAGTGTTTGATAGAAACTAAACGTTTAAGGAGAATTAAAGTGCAGAAGTTATTAAAGCAAACTTCATGCTTCTTATGTGGGGGctatagaaagacagacaaattatacagttgagtgcaaacgTTTGTGCACCCTATagtttaatgttaatataatttgaccttttaaaaatatatatgga carries:
- the zp2l2 gene encoding zona pellucida glycoprotein 2, like 2 is translated as MVGKVLPVLALVFLILYASFCSAQMTKVPSRHVPSFQSSVDQSQLTQSGVTQQEGTLLQESLPKTNQSWQQIQKVSEASQLCEVDESSRVGCGEPGISPVECEALECCYDNRRFIQAYDGPMCYYGNAGEEWKLNCFFLYLSLDPIISRHCELQKCQDCTDHRLLLYLAVSVTVQCTMDGQFVLVISRDVTIPSISLDSICILEATGSPCTAVDGNDDFAIYQFPVTACGAKTKVEGDYIVYENIMVSSYEVGFGPHGAITRDSSFELTFQCRFLATTVEDLVVDVNTLPPLPVVQQGALRVELRLANGVCTTKGCSDAEVYRSHYTEADYPVTKVLQDPVYVEVRVLDRADPNIALVLNHCWATSSPDSSSKPQWDLLVDGCPYEDDRYLTTLVPVGPSYGLQYPTHYRRFVVKMFTFVDKDLLMPKKEQLYIHCSTAVCQLSATESCEPSCHRTKRSVSAVQNSGKKVLVSSGMVLVLADLPVSSKSQADGLQEVPQGICYGLYGVAALVVMSVCVLLVAVLRQRPRWCPHLQITRL